One region of Culex pipiens pallens isolate TS chromosome 2, TS_CPP_V2, whole genome shotgun sequence genomic DNA includes:
- the LOC120420327 gene encoding fibrinogen C domain-containing protein 1-like: MCSLRALFVSMFLPAGSHCSSFLILFVTYVSNGSAKESDCRFGYELLQKQLDNLQSQFLNLTKPADHCIESCRDVRPPQSSGLFRIRLTPQDPAPFSVYCEIITAFGGGWTIVQHRYEGFVDFYRGWQDYRDGFGILGGESWLGLEQLHRLTARDSHELLVEVRNSSGSELYAHYSEFRVGSEEQKYRILKLGSYSGSAGDWLRVHDGKKFTTYDSDNDSDRENCAKNFRGGWWFNHCFNSHLNGEYSNEGKYHGIRWDSTKPAMKFSRMMIRKK, encoded by the exons ATGTGCAGTTTGAGAGCGTTATTCGTCAGCATGTTCCTACCAGCTGGAAGTCATTGCTCTTCGTTCCTGATACTGTTCGTAACGTACGTGAGCAACGGTAGTGCAAAGGAGTCCGACTGTAGATTTGGTTACGAGCTTCTCCAGAAGCAGCTGGACAATCTTCAAAGCCA GTTCCTAAACCTCACCAAGCCCGCCGACCACTGCATCGAATCCTGCCGAGATGTCCGCCCACCACAATCGTCCGGACTGTTCCGGATTCGTCTAACCCCGCAAGATCCGGCCCCCTTTTCGGTTTATTGCGAAATAATAACCGCCTTCGGCGGAGGTTGGACGATCGTGCAACACCGGTACGAGGGATTCGTCGACTTCTACCGCGGTTGGCAGGACTACCGGGACGGGTTCGGCATTCTCGGTGGAGAGTCGTGGCTCGGGCTGGAGCAGCTGCACCGGCTGACCGCGCGGGATTCCCACGAGCTGCTGGTTGAGGTGAGGAACTCCTCGGGGAGTGAGCTGTACGCGCACTACTCGGAGTTTCGGGTGGGCAGCGAGGAGCAAAAGTACAGGATTCTGAAGCTTGGCAGTTATTCCGGAAGTGCCGGGGATTGGCTGAGGGTGCACGATGGGAAAAAGTTTACCACGTACGATAGTGATAACGACAGCGACCGGGAGAACTGTGCAAAGAACTTTCGTGGGGGGTGGTGGTTCAACCATTGTTTTAATAG CCACCTCAATGGGGAATATTCAAATGAGGGAAAATACCACGGTATCCGATGGGACTCCACAAAACCAGCGATGAAATTCAGTAGAatgatgattcgaaaaaaataa